The Streptomyces capitiformicae genome contains the following window.
ACGCGTACTCCAAGGACGGCGGCCTCGCGGTCCTCAAGGGCAACCTCGCCGTCGACGGCTGCGTGGTGAAGACGGCGGGTGTCGACGAGTCGATCTGGACGTTCGAGGGCCCGGCGGTCGTCTGCGAGTCGCAGGAAGAGGCCGTCCAGAAGATCCTCATGAAGCAGATCACGGAGGGCGACGTCGTCGTCATCCGTTACGAGGGCCCCAAGGGCGGCCCCGGCATGCAGGAGATGCTCTACCCGACCTCGTACCTCAAGGGCCGCGGCCTGGGGAAGTCCTGCGCGCTGATCACCGACGGCCGCTTCTCCGGCGGCACCTCCGGCCTCTCCATCGGCCACGCCTCCCCGGAGGCGGCCGGCGGCGGCACGATCGCCCTCGTCGAGGACGGCGACCGCATCCGCATCGACATCCCGAACCGTTCGATCGAGCTCCTGGTCGACGAGGCCGAGCTGGCCCGCCGCGAGCAGGCCCTGAACGGCGTCTACGCCCCGAAGAACCGGGACCGCAAGGTCTCGGCCGCGCTGAGGGCGTACGCCGCGATGGCGACCAGCGCCGACAAGGGCGCGGTGCGGGACGTCAGCAAGCTGGGCTGAGGCGATCGGCTGGTTCCATCGGTTGACATGGCCGAGGGCCGTTCCCGTACGGCGGGGAGCGGCCCTCGGTCGTGTCACCAGCTCATGTCACCAGTTCGCCGGATCGCTCCCGTCCACCCCGAACACGGTTCCGTCCGGCGCGGACGAGCAGATCCGTCCCTCGATGAGGACGGGCTCGGGCAGCGCGGCCGCGACCCTGTTCGTGGCGCCGAGCCGCACCGGCGTCTCCCCGCTGAGCTTCCCCTTGCCGGCGTCCAGCGCGAGCAGCCGCCCGTCCACGGCGGTGAAATACACATGCCGGTCGTCGGCCATCGGCGTCGAACCCCGCAGCACTCCCGTCTCGGCCCGCCACAACTGGTCGCGCGTCTCCATGTCGACGGCCACCAGCGTCCCGCCGACCCCCAGCAGATACACGACGTCGCCCCGCACCGCCCCGCTCGCCTGTTGGACCGGTGCGGGCAGTGCGACCCGGACCGAGGCCTTGGTGCCGGGGTCGTAGCGGACGACGCCCACCGCGTCGCCGTGGATACCCCCGCCGGCGGCGAGGAAGAGAGCGCCGTCACGGGCCCCGACCGGCTCCAGGGTGCCCTTCAGCCGCGCCTCCCACCGCATATCCCCGGTGTCCGGGTCCACCGCGGTGATCCGCGTCCGGGCTCCGGAACCGTCGTCGGCGATGCTCGCGATGTACGCCAGGCCGTGCCCCTGGAACGAGGTGAAGTACGCCTCCGGCTGCCCCGGGATCCGACGGCTCCACTTGGTGTCGCCGGTGGCGCCGTCCACGCCGGTCACCGTCCCGTCGGCGGAGGTCAGCAGCAGCATGCCGCCGACATACCGCTGGCCGCCGTACGCGGACAGGTCCCGCTGCCACCGCACCTTGCCGCTGGCCGGGTCGAGCGCCTGCAACCGCCGGCCCGCGTCTGTCAGTACGTGCACCAGCCCACCCGACACGACGGGCGGGCCACTGGTCACCGCCGCGTCCGCCTCGGCGACGGTATGCCGCCACAGCACGCCGCCGTCCGCCGGATCCACCGCGGAGACCAGCCCCGGCTGCGCACACAGCAGCTTGCCCGCCCCGTACGAGCACTGCGGCGCACCGGTCTTCTTGGGCGCCGGCTTGGTGGCCCAGGGCTCGAGGACGGGCGCGGCGGCCCCGGCCCTGGTCGCCCGGGGCGTGGCACCGACCCCGTCCGCACCGCCGTCACCCCCGATCCACTGCACCGAGGCGAACGCCCCGCCCGCGGCGAGCACCAGCGCCCCGGCGACGAGGGCGGCGCGTGTGCGGAGGCGGGGACGACGGGGCTGGTCCCCGGGCGGGTTCAAGGGCGGGGACGCCGGGGGAGGCGGGCTGATGTCGGCCGCGGCCGGAGGCCCGCCCCAGCTGCCCGCCCGTCCCTTGCGGTCCGGCCGTTGTGCCCCGTCCGCCCCGTCCGTCCCCTCCGTCCGCTGCGTCGGTATGAACGCCTGGGTGTCGTACGAGGCTGCCACGGACCGCAGTTCGTGCATGAGCTCGTCCGCCGTGGGCCGGTCCTCGGGCTCCTTGGACAGGCACGCCCGGACGAGCGGCGCGAGGTTCTCGGGTACGCCAGTGAGGTCCGGCTCGTCGTGGACGACCTGGTAGGCGACGACGTAGGGACTGTCGGAGTCGAAGGGTCCGCGTCCGGTCGCCGCGTGCACGGTCACCGAGCCGAGGGCGAAGATGTCGGCGGCGGGCCCGACTTCCCGGGGCCGCCGGAACTGCTCGGGCGCCATGAACGGGGGAGTGCCTATCAACTTCCCCGTCTCGGTCCGCAGTTCGCTGTCCTTCGGCCGGGAGATCCCGAAGTCGATGACTTTGGGCCCGTCCTCGGCGAGCAGCACGTTGCTCGGCTTGAGATCCCGGTGCACCACGCCCGCCCGATGGATGTCGCGCAACGCCTCCGCCAGCCCGGCCATGAGGCGGCGCAACTGCCCCGGTGCCATCGGCCCGTTCCGCTTGACGTGCTCGGCGAGCGTGGGACCCGGAATGAAGAGGGTGGCCATCCAGGGCCGCGCGCTGTCGGTGTCTGCGTCGACGACCGGCGCGGTGAAGGCACCGCTCACCCGCCGCGCCGCGGCCACTTCCTGTCTGAACCGTCCCCTGAACTCGGGGTCCTTGGCGAACTCGGCATGCACGACCTTCACCGCGAGCCGCAACCCTGAGGTCGAGGTCGCGAGATGCACGATCCCCATGCCACCCGAACCCAGACACGACTCCAGACGGTACTGACCGGCGTACTCGGGAAGTTCCGCTTCCGCTCCCGACCCGGTGTCCCGTCGTGCCATGGGCTACCCCCGTGCTGTTTTCGCCGCTCAGACGACGCTCGGAGCCTAGTCGATGACCCGTAGGGGACAGAGGCGGCTTGCTGGTCCACCTGTGCGAAGAACGCGCAGGTGTGCGTGATTTGATTCCGGGGTATCAATGCGTCCCCATGACTGTCATGGGGGTTCGACACGGGTTTCACAACGGCGCTCAACGGCGCTCAACGGCGCTCAACGGGGTTCAACGGGGTTCAACGGGGGGAGTTTTTCCATGTCCATCGACCATGTCGAAGAGATCACGGGCGACGGCGAAGAGGAGCAGACGGCGACGCCGTCGACGACAGCCGCGACCGCCACGGTGACCGCAGCCGTCCACTACTACTCGGTCGCCCCCGGCGTCCGAGTCAACGTCCGCAGCGGTCCCAGCACCAGCTACAGCATCGTCCGCGTCCTCGCCGAGGGCGCCACGGTCCCGATCTACTGCCAGACACCCGGCCAGACCATCTCCGGCCCCTACGGCACGACCAACCTCTGGGACAACATCGCCGACGGCCAGTACATCTCCGACGCGTACGTCTACACCGGCAGCGACGGCTATGTGGCGGGACGCTGCGGCTGAGGCCGGCGCCGAGGCTGTGGCCTGGTCAGGGGCCGAGAGTCGGCCCCTGACCAGGAGCCAGCCATAATCGGACCCGTGAGCGACGAGCAGAACGGCGGCACCCAGACGACTCCGGCAGGCCCCCGCCCCGAACCCATCCGCTTCTTCGGGACGACCTGGCTGAACCACGACGGCAACTACGCGACCCGCCGCGCGACCGTGTCCGTCGGTTCGCTCGCCGCCGTGGCCGTCTCCTGCCTGGTGCTGCGCCTCGCGTACGAGGGCCTGCGACTCGCGGCTGTCGGCGGCTTCGTCATCGTCGTGGTCGTCGTCATGTTCGCGATCTGCACCGCCCTGGCCTTCGGCCACACCTGGGGTTCGTTCACCAAGCGCCCCGACCCGGCCCGCCAGTCCTCCCTCCGCGGCCTCCTCACCATCGGCTTCGTCGGCTCCCTCACCGCCTACTTCCTCCGCTCCCTCAAGGAGGCCCCCGGCGAGTCCCTCCACCGCGAGGAATACGAGACGGCCCGCACCCAGTACGAGCGCCGCACCGCCAAACGAACCGGCAACCCGGCGAAGCGCCGCCGCGCCTAGTCGTTGTCGGCGCCGAGCCCCAGGTAGTGGCTGAGGTGCGTGGCCGCGTCGAGCATGGCGAGGCCACGCGCGGTCAGCTTGCGCTGCCAGTCGTCCAGGGCAAGGGACAGTGTCTCGGTGCCCCCGGCCGTGCGGATCTGCTCGACCACGGTGGCGATGTGCTCCAGCTGATAGCCCCCGCGCCTGAGGAGATGGGCGAGCTCGGCATCGCGGATGTCGCCCGCGCGGAAGACGCGGTATCCCGTGCGCGGGTCCCGTGCGGGGGTGAGGATGCCGGCCTCTTCCCAGTTGCGCAGGGTCGCCGGGGTGACATCGAGCTGATGGGCGAGTTCGCCGATGGTTCGCGCGGCGAGGTCCCTTGATCGTCCCGAAACGGCGTCCTGCCCGGTCCCGGTCTCAGCGCCGGTCTCGGACTCCGCCGTCAGATGACCCACCGCTCTGCGTACCGCGTCCAGGGTCTCCCGATCGCGGAGCAACTGGCTGTGACCACGGTCGATGATCGTGAGGGCGTCATCGAGTTCGCCCTGCTGGAGCGCGTTCATGATCCGGCCACCGGCCGAGTGGCCGTGGCCCGCGACGAGGGCGAGGTACGCGCGGAGCGCCGCCGCATGCACCTCGGTGTAGATCCGGTACCCACTGCGCGTGCGCTCGGCGGGCGGGATGAACCCGTCCCGCTCGTAGTTGCGGACCGCCTGGGTCGAGATGCCGTGCTCACGCGCGAGGTCGGCAGGGCGCAGGGTTTTCACGAGTTTGAGACTTTACGCCACGAGACAGTGTCCAGAGCTACCAAAGCCTTGGCAAGGCCTTCCCAAAGCCTCAACCGAGCTTTCAAAGATACGATTGAGGCCCATGAGTCAGGACATCCGAGACTTCGTGACCTCGTCGTGCGACCTGTTGGCCCTGGGTGAGCCGACGCACCGTGAACCGGCCTTCGCATGGGTCCGAAACGAACTGTTCGTGCAACTCGTCGAGCACGGCTTCCGATCCATCGCCCTCGAAACCGACCGCGTCGCCGCGCTCACCGTGAACGACTTCGTCCAGGAGGGGATCGGCACCCTCGACGCGGTCATGACCGAAGGCTTCTCCCACGGCTTCGGACAACTGGACGCCAACAGGCACCTGGTCGCATGGATGCGCGAGTACAACCAGAACCAACCCCCGACGGAACGCCTCACCTTCCACGGCTTCGACGCCCCCATGGAAACCACCAGCGCCCCCAGCCCCCGGCGGTACCTCGAACACGCCCGCGACTACCTCACACGCGACCTCGCCCTCGCCGCCGACGCGGACCTCGCCCTCGCCCTCGATCTGGACGTCGACTTCGCGAGCCTCCTCGGCGACGACGAACGATGGAGCCGCCAAGAGGCGGTCTGGCACGCGGCCATGTCGGTCGGCGCCACGCCCGAGGCCGAGAAGCTCCGATCCCTCGCGGACGACATGCTCACCTCGCTCTACGCCCGCGCACCACAACTGATCGCGTCGACCTCCCGGGCCGAGTGGCGCCGAGCCAAGACCCACCTCACGGCCGGCCTCGGCCTGCTCCGCTACCACAAGCAGGCATCACAGCGCATCGAGGAAGCCGCACGCATATCCAGCCTGGGCGCCACCCGGGACGCGCTGATGGCCCAGAACCTCCTCGACATCCGAGCCGTCGAGGCCCACCGGGGCCCGACCCTGCTCTTCGCACACAACGTCCACCTCCAGCCAACCCTGATCACCATGCCCATGGCGGACATGGTCACCAACTGGTACGGCGCCGGCGACATCATGAAGTCGCTGTCGGACGAGCACCACACCTTCGTCGCCGGCAGCCTCGGCCGGAACGAGACGTTCGGCCTGCGAGAACCCGAACCGGACACCTACGAGGGCTTCCTGCAGCGCCGTATCACGCCATGGGGCCTGACTACGACGACCACGTTCCCCTCTTCCGCCCGCACCCGCACCGACCCCACCCCGGAACAGGGCTACTTCCCTCTCGACGAGGCGACCCTCGCCGGGGCGGACGCGATCCTGCACATCAACGACGGCCCAACCATCACCACGCCCTGACAGGCCGGCGGGACCCCAAGGGGCGTGCTCCTCCCGGAGGTTGGGGACACGCCCTCTCCCGCACACTCCCCACCCGGCGACCATGTCCCCATGACGACCCCCTACCGTTCCTGTGGACTGAGCAGAAGCGAGTCCACTCTGCCGCGCGCCCCGAACGGTCTTGGGCGTACTGGTCCCCGGCGTACTCGACCCCGGGGCGGCGACACGGATCGTGTCCGTGGTCCGGGCCCGGGAGGCCCCCGCGGCCGGAGGCCGCTGATGAACGCTGCCCTACGCGACCTGGCCAGGTGGGTACGGCCAGAGGCGACGGGGAGGCCCCGAACCATCACTCCGGTGGAGCGGGGGCCCCGCACACTGGCGCCGTACCCGGCGTCCCGGATCGCACGATCCCCGTAGCCCGAACGGCCCAGGACGCCGCAAGCACAGAAGCCGACCATCACACGATCGAGTCGAACCGTCCTCGTTCACGCTTCCTCGTGAGCAGCTGGCAACCCCTCTCACACCGCCCGAGCCCACTCCTTCAACGCGGCCGCAGCCCAGTACGCGGCGAATCGCCCCTCCTACCCACCCGCCCTCCTGGACACCATCGAAGACCTGGCCGCCCGTCCCTTCCACGGCTCACGAACGGTCGACATAGGCGCCGGCACCGGCATCGCCGCGAGGTCTCCCTGGACACCCACCTGGCCAACATCGCCAGCCACTCGGCGTTCCTCGTCCTGGGTGAAGAGGCCACCGCCGAGTTCCTCACCGAGGAGCGAGCCCACCTCCGATGGCTCTTCCCTACCGAAACCATCGAAGAGACCTACGACGTAGACCTACTGGTGGCCATCCGCCCCTGAGCCCCCAGCCGCTCCAGCTTCTGCCCCTCCAACCCCTCCCGACTGTCTCCGCCCGTCCCCGCAAGGCCCCCGCGACCGACCTTATCCGGCCCTGCCGGCCCCTCAAGCTCGCCCTTCTCACCCACCGTGCCGCTCTCCTGAACGCGCCCAGCCCTCCAGGCCGCCAAAGCCGCCGCACACGCGTGATCCACATGCCGCAACCCGCCCAACTCCAGCCGCACATCCCGGTCTTGGGGCACCCCCTCCAACGCGTCCAGCAACTTCGGCAACCGCAGGAACGTCGCGTTCCCGACCACACGCACCACCACTCCCGCGTTCCCCTGGTCCTCGGTCTCGACCTGCACATGGCTGATGTCCCACGCGGTTTTCGCCACGGCCAACGCGAGCCCCACCAACACGCCTTCGAACAGATTCCAGGCCACGATCGCCAGGGCCGTGACCCCGAGGACGACCACCTCTCCGCGATGCCGCCCTCGCCACAACACCACCAGCTCCCGTACGGGCACGAGCTTGCACCCCGCATACACCAGCAGCCCGGCCAACGCCGCCACCGGAATCACTTCGAGCACCCCGGGCAAAAGGGCCGCGAACACCAGCAACCACACCCCGTGCAGCACCCGCGAGGCCTTGGTCCGTGCCCCCGCCCGCACGTTCGCCGCACTCCGTACGATCACCGCGGTCATCGGCAAGGCCCCGAGCACCCCACACACGACGTTCCCGGCCCCCTGCGCGACCAGTTCCCGGTCGTAGTCGGTCCGCGGCCCGTCATGCAGCTGATCCACGGCCGCCGCACTGAACAACGACTCGGCGGACGCGATCAGCGCGAACGCGAGCACCGTCCCTACGACCCCCATCTGCGAGAGCAACGCCAGATCATCGACCGACGGCACCCGCACGGCCTCCAGCAACCCCTGCACCTCGACCCGCCGGACCCCCAGGTCGAACACCCCGGTCACCACGGCCGCACCCCCGACTGCCACCAACGGCGCCGGCACGAAACGCGCCCCCCGACGCCATCGAGGCCACACCACCAGTACGACGACGGTCGCGCCCCCGACCGCGAGGGCAACGGGATCCACAGCCCCCGGCAACGAACCGAGTCCCGTGACCTTCTCGACCGCACCTCCCCCGGGCGCGGCAACGTCCCCCATGGCGTACACCTGCCCCGCCACCAGCACCAGCCCGATCCCGGCGAGCATCCCCTGCACCACGGCCACGGACACCGCCCGGAACCACCGCCCGAGCCGCAACACCCCCAACCCGAGCTGCACCACTCCGGCCCCGAGCACCAGCACACCCAGCGCCGACAGCCCATACGTCCGTACGGCCTCGTACACCAGCACCGTCAATCCGGCCGCCGGCCCGCTGACCTGCAGACTGCTCCCGGGCAACCCCCCGACGACCAGCCCACCCACGATCCCGGTGACCAGCCCCAACTCGGCGGGTACTCCCGACGCCACCGCGACCCCGACACATAAGGGCAACGCCACAAGAAAGACGACGAGCGAGGCGGCCAACTCCCCCCGCCACAAAGAGTGAAGTCGAAATGGGTTTGAGGCATTACGCATGAGGTGACGCACCTCCGGCAGTCAACGGTCAAATCAACAGGAGTGCCCGACAGGAGATGACGCGGTCCCGCGCCGGGGGAGGGGCCCGGCGAACGAGCACAAGAGCTCACAACGGAGACCGCCACACACCACCGCGGCGATTAGACGAGGCCCTACGACCACGCTCTGCAACCAATTGTCACTCAAAGCGAGCAGTGGCGGCACCCCTTTCTCGCCCTCGTTGACGGCGGCGGATGCGCACACCCCCGGAATCCCGCCTTCCGATCACCCCGTCGCGCGCCCCGCGCCCCTCGCCACCCCCACCACGCCCCTCCCGCTCCCGCACCCCTGCAGCCCCGGCCCGCCTGTGGTCCTTGACGCTCCACCGAAGCCGACGCATTATTCATCACATGATGAATTACTCGCAGAAGAAGCCTCCACCGCCCCCCACGCCCGCCATCCAGGCCGACAGCCTCACCGTCATCCGAGGCCCCCGCACGGTTCTCCGGAGCCTCGACTTCGCGGTACCCCACGGCCAGATCACCGGCCTCCTGGGCCCCTCCGGCTGCGGCAAGTCGACCTTGATGCGAGCGATCGTCGGCACCCAGGCCAAGGTCACCGGAACCCTGCAAGTCCTCGGCCACCCCGCGGGCGCCCCCGCCCTCCGCTCCCGCATCGGCTACGTCACCCAGGCGCCCTCCGTCTACAACGACCTGACGGTCCGCCAGAACCTCGCCTACTATGCCGCGATCCTCGACCCCG
Protein-coding sequences here:
- a CDS encoding serine/threonine-protein kinase — its product is MARRDTGSGAEAELPEYAGQYRLESCLGSGGMGIVHLATSTSGLRLAVKVVHAEFAKDPEFRGRFRQEVAAARRVSGAFTAPVVDADTDSARPWMATLFIPGPTLAEHVKRNGPMAPGQLRRLMAGLAEALRDIHRAGVVHRDLKPSNVLLAEDGPKVIDFGISRPKDSELRTETGKLIGTPPFMAPEQFRRPREVGPAADIFALGSVTVHAATGRGPFDSDSPYVVAYQVVHDEPDLTGVPENLAPLVRACLSKEPEDRPTADELMHELRSVAASYDTQAFIPTQRTEGTDGADGAQRPDRKGRAGSWGGPPAAADISPPPPASPPLNPPGDQPRRPRLRTRAALVAGALVLAAGGAFASVQWIGGDGGADGVGATPRATRAGAAAPVLEPWATKPAPKKTGAPQCSYGAGKLLCAQPGLVSAVDPADGGVLWRHTVAEADAAVTSGPPVVSGGLVHVLTDAGRRLQALDPASGKVRWQRDLSAYGGQRYVGGMLLLTSADGTVTGVDGATGDTKWSRRIPGQPEAYFTSFQGHGLAYIASIADDGSGARTRITAVDPDTGDMRWEARLKGTLEPVGARDGALFLAAGGGIHGDAVGVVRYDPGTKASVRVALPAPVQQASGAVRGDVVYLLGVGGTLVAVDMETRDQLWRAETGVLRGSTPMADDRHVYFTAVDGRLLALDAGKGKLSGETPVRLGATNRVAAALPEPVLIEGRICSSAPDGTVFGVDGSDPANW
- a CDS encoding SH3 domain-containing protein, with translation MSIDHVEEITGDGEEEQTATPSTTAATATVTAAVHYYSVAPGVRVNVRSGPSTSYSIVRVLAEGATVPIYCQTPGQTISGPYGTTNLWDNIADGQYISDAYVYTGSDGYVAGRCG
- a CDS encoding EamA/RhaT family transporter; the protein is MSDEQNGGTQTTPAGPRPEPIRFFGTTWLNHDGNYATRRATVSVGSLAAVAVSCLVLRLAYEGLRLAAVGGFVIVVVVVMFAICTALAFGHTWGSFTKRPDPARQSSLRGLLTIGFVGSLTAYFLRSLKEAPGESLHREEYETARTQYERRTAKRTGNPAKRRRA
- a CDS encoding TioE family transcriptional regulator — encoded protein: MKTLRPADLAREHGISTQAVRNYERDGFIPPAERTRSGYRIYTEVHAAALRAYLALVAGHGHSAGGRIMNALQQGELDDALTIIDRGHSQLLRDRETLDAVRRAVGHLTAESETGAETGTGQDAVSGRSRDLAARTIGELAHQLDVTPATLRNWEEAGILTPARDPRTGYRVFRAGDIRDAELAHLLRRGGYQLEHIATVVEQIRTAGGTETLSLALDDWQRKLTARGLAMLDAATHLSHYLGLGADND
- a CDS encoding erythromycin esterase family protein; the protein is MSQDIRDFVTSSCDLLALGEPTHREPAFAWVRNELFVQLVEHGFRSIALETDRVAALTVNDFVQEGIGTLDAVMTEGFSHGFGQLDANRHLVAWMREYNQNQPPTERLTFHGFDAPMETTSAPSPRRYLEHARDYLTRDLALAADADLALALDLDVDFASLLGDDERWSRQEAVWHAAMSVGATPEAEKLRSLADDMLTSLYARAPQLIASTSRAEWRRAKTHLTAGLGLLRYHKQASQRIEEAARISSLGATRDALMAQNLLDIRAVEAHRGPTLLFAHNVHLQPTLITMPMADMVTNWYGAGDIMKSLSDEHHTFVAGSLGRNETFGLREPEPDTYEGFLQRRITPWGLTTTTTFPSSARTRTDPTPEQGYFPLDEATLAGADAILHINDGPTITTP
- a CDS encoding SulP family inorganic anion transporter, which gives rise to MRNASNPFRLHSLWRGELAASLVVFLVALPLCVGVAVASGVPAELGLVTGIVGGLVVGGLPGSSLQVSGPAAGLTVLVYEAVRTYGLSALGVLVLGAGVVQLGLGVLRLGRWFRAVSVAVVQGMLAGIGLVLVAGQVYAMGDVAAPGGGAVEKVTGLGSLPGAVDPVALAVGGATVVVLVVWPRWRRGARFVPAPLVAVGGAAVVTGVFDLGVRRVEVQGLLEAVRVPSVDDLALLSQMGVVGTVLAFALIASAESLFSAAAVDQLHDGPRTDYDRELVAQGAGNVVCGVLGALPMTAVIVRSAANVRAGARTKASRVLHGVWLLVFAALLPGVLEVIPVAALAGLLVYAGCKLVPVRELVVLWRGRHRGEVVVLGVTALAIVAWNLFEGVLVGLALAVAKTAWDISHVQVETEDQGNAGVVVRVVGNATFLRLPKLLDALEGVPQDRDVRLELGGLRHVDHACAAALAAWRAGRVQESGTVGEKGELEGPAGPDKVGRGGLAGTGGDSREGLEGQKLERLGAQGRMATSRSTS